In Bacillus solimangrovi, the DNA window CATTGGAAGATGCAATCGCACTTGAAGGGGAAGAATCACCATATGTGAATATTATTGCAGTACGTACAGGTGATGAAAACAATGAGTCAATTAAAGCGCTAGTTGACGTATTACATTCAGAGGAAATTCAAAACTATATTATCGAAGAATATAACGGTGCAGTTGTACCAGTGAAGGAATAAGTTTGTTAGTAGGGTAGCAATTCATGTTGCTACCCTTTTTATTTTGTTTACTAGAATAACAAATTAATGAACAGATGTAATATGTTTTTCTAAGGATAACGAAATGTAATTAACTCATACTAACGAGGTATACTCTTGTGGGAAGGATGGGTTAATGATGGAACAATTTGAACCAAGAAATTCAACAGAGGAAGCTTTACATGCTTACAAAGCAGGTCTAGGTGTATTTACACAGAAACTACCTGAGTTTGCTCATCATTTTAATGCTTTTACAGAGGCTTGTTTCAAGGGTGGCGAAGTTTCAGAAAAAGAAAAACAAATGATTGCCTTAGGCATTAGCATCTATTCTCAAGATGAATATTGCATAATTTATCATACGAAAGGTTGTCTTGATAATGGGGCAACTGAACAAGAGATATTAGAAACGACGGCTGTTGCATCAGCTTTTGGTGGTGGTGCTGCAATGAGTCAAGGTGTAACTCTTGTACAAGAAGCCATTCAAGAGTTACAACAGGTAAAACATTAAGAATGAAAAACTCTTCCGTTCT includes these proteins:
- a CDS encoding carboxymuconolactone decarboxylase family protein, translating into MEQFEPRNSTEEALHAYKAGLGVFTQKLPEFAHHFNAFTEACFKGGEVSEKEKQMIALGISIYSQDEYCIIYHTKGCLDNGATEQEILETTAVASAFGGGAAMSQGVTLVQEAIQELQQVKH